In the Staphylococcus condimenti genome, one interval contains:
- a CDS encoding C45 family autoproteolytic acyltransferase/hydolase, with product MQKVQSDIMTFRGSHFDLGVETGKWMKQTRLLQNREKEWKKRLPRFDIDVNETYSIFQTYAPQIWEELIGMREVLELPIRQIVFNFAHYRFTPIKKDSGCTVFLGNDYLVRNYDYHPATYDGRYLLYQPNDGGYAQIGPTSRVTGRMDGLNGAGLAMGYNFMHRKKPANGFVCYMIGRLILELCKNTEEAIQLLSEIPHRSSFSYIMMDRNLNHAIVEVSPRDINVRYDRTCTNHFKLLTHENRNYTKESKERLARTLKQTDIHMDKGKAFELFNNPEYEIYSKLFSSWSGTIHTSLYNPETMEAWIALGENGTPIQIDFNKWLAGNELDIQSFDGYIDTKIQFASK from the coding sequence ATGCAGAAAGTTCAATCGGATATCATGACATTTCGAGGATCGCATTTTGATTTAGGTGTGGAAACTGGAAAATGGATGAAACAAACACGTTTACTTCAAAATAGAGAAAAAGAATGGAAAAAGCGGCTGCCTCGCTTTGATATTGACGTTAATGAAACGTATTCAATATTTCAAACCTATGCGCCGCAAATTTGGGAAGAATTAATAGGTATGCGTGAAGTACTTGAATTGCCAATTCGCCAAATTGTATTCAACTTTGCCCATTATCGCTTTACGCCTATTAAAAAAGACAGCGGATGTACTGTTTTTTTAGGAAATGATTATCTTGTAAGAAACTATGATTATCACCCAGCGACTTATGATGGACGTTATCTGCTTTATCAACCTAATGACGGAGGCTATGCACAAATCGGTCCTACTTCTAGAGTTACAGGTAGAATGGATGGTTTAAACGGAGCGGGACTAGCCATGGGTTATAATTTTATGCACCGCAAAAAACCTGCTAATGGATTTGTGTGCTACATGATTGGGAGATTGATTCTGGAACTATGTAAAAATACAGAAGAAGCTATTCAACTATTATCAGAAATTCCACACCGCAGTTCATTCAGTTATATTATGATGGATAGAAATTTAAATCATGCTATTGTTGAAGTTTCTCCAAGAGATATCAATGTAAGATACGATCGTACATGTACCAATCATTTTAAATTACTTACACATGAAAATAGAAATTACACTAAAGAATCAAAAGAACGTCTTGCGCGAACTTTGAAACAGACTGATATTCATATGGATAAAGGAAAAGCATTCGAATTATTTAATAATCCCGAATATGAAATTTACAGTAAATTATTCAGTAGCTGGTCTGGAACAATTCATACAAGTTTGTATAATCCAGAAACAATGGAGGCATGGATTGCATTAGGAGAAAACGGTACACCGATTCAAATTGATTTTAATAAATGGTTAGCCGGCAATGAACTAGATATACAATCGTTTGACGGCTATATTGATACCAAAATACAATTCGCTTCTAAATAA
- a CDS encoding YolD-like family protein: protein MKYSHSETDYRKIPRSQLETNIPQGRGMVKWAPFATLPEQFERLHQYVTDQTKVERPVLSEDQIHDLNQKIDIAFNKGCPIQVRYFKEGRILIMNMLPKKIDYLEQFLIGNELKTKRNVKLSLLDITQISLIRL from the coding sequence TTGAAATACTCACATTCAGAAACAGATTATCGAAAAATTCCACGCAGCCAATTAGAAACGAATATTCCGCAAGGAAGAGGAATGGTAAAATGGGCACCGTTTGCCACCTTACCAGAACAGTTTGAACGTTTACATCAATATGTAACAGATCAAACAAAAGTAGAACGTCCTGTATTATCTGAAGACCAAATTCATGACCTTAATCAAAAAATTGATATTGCTTTCAACAAAGGATGCCCTATCCAGGTACGCTATTTTAAAGAAGGAAGAATTCTCATAATGAATATGCTGCCTAAAAAAATTGATTATTTAGAGCAATTTTTAATTGGAAACGAGTTAAAAACAAAGCGAAATGTAAAACTTTCTTTATTAGACATTACTCAAATCTCTTTAATTCGTCTTTAA
- a CDS encoding lactonase family protein has product MTKAGYIGSYTKKEGKGIYRFVLDEAKAAIEKVETGFEIEASTYLARKNQFLYAITKEGERCGIASFRVENDGQLVLLNKCLDSVEGTGCYISVSDDGAYLFEAVYGAGIIRLYELDSSTGEVVRLIEELKHNYKTGPNERQDHPHVHYAHQTPDKKFVAACDLGTDRIVSYSFNENGYDVAAVSEFKAGFGPRHIEFNNNGKYAYVVHELANKVSVTKYVNGHFEEIASYSTVPKDFEGESKLAGVHLSHDQRFLYISNRGHDSIAVFAVNDKGDELEFVEIVPSGDEFPRDFNITEDDNYLVCAHQEGDYKVTVFERHHESGKLSLTDGQHHAAEGVCVIFD; this is encoded by the coding sequence ATGACAAAAGCAGGTTATATTGGATCTTATACAAAAAAAGAAGGAAAGGGTATTTATCGTTTCGTATTGGACGAAGCGAAAGCTGCAATTGAAAAAGTAGAAACAGGATTTGAAATTGAAGCATCAACTTATCTAGCAAGAAAAAATCAATTTTTATATGCGATAACAAAAGAGGGAGAACGTTGTGGCATAGCTAGCTTCCGTGTAGAAAATGATGGACAATTAGTTTTGTTGAATAAATGTTTAGATTCTGTTGAAGGCACAGGGTGCTATATTTCAGTATCGGACGATGGAGCTTATTTGTTTGAAGCGGTATATGGTGCAGGAATCATCCGCTTATATGAATTAGATTCATCAACTGGAGAAGTAGTGAGATTGATTGAGGAATTGAAGCATAACTATAAAACCGGACCAAACGAAAGACAGGATCATCCTCATGTACATTATGCGCATCAAACACCTGATAAAAAATTTGTAGCTGCTTGCGACTTGGGAACAGATCGGATTGTTAGTTATTCATTTAATGAAAATGGATACGATGTAGCAGCAGTTTCTGAGTTTAAAGCAGGCTTTGGCCCTCGCCATATTGAATTTAATAATAATGGGAAATATGCCTACGTAGTGCATGAATTAGCCAATAAAGTCAGCGTAACAAAATATGTAAATGGTCATTTTGAAGAGATTGCTAGTTATTCAACAGTACCTAAGGACTTCGAAGGTGAAAGTAAACTAGCAGGTGTACATTTATCACACGACCAACGTTTCCTATATATCAGCAACAGAGGGCATGATAGCATTGCTGTGTTTGCTGTAAATGATAAAGGTGATGAATTAGAGTTTGTAGAAATTGTTCCAAGCGGCGATGAATTTCCACGTGACTTTAACATTACAGAAGATGATAATTATTTAGTTTGTGCACACCAAGAAGGAGATTACAAAGTGACAGTCTTTGAACGTCATCATGAAAGTGGCAAGTTAAGTTTAACAGATGGTCAACATCATGCCGCAGAAGGTGTTTGTGTAATCTTTGATTAA
- a CDS encoding HAAS signaling domain-containing protein, with the protein MNKITFLNDLESELRWLPRKEQDRIMFKYEDIFYEGERQGRSETEILESMEPPKKIAKEIYAQHAIDNAESAPNAQNVTKAVLATIGIGLMTLIIILIPLIFVVIIMLAMLLTSLVLILAPIIMALANILDGFSHFLFSDFLFSISYTGLGIILIVLIFKLAEILYKLILKYLRWNLNIIKGSIQG; encoded by the coding sequence GTGAATAAAATAACATTCTTAAATGATTTAGAGAGCGAGTTAAGATGGTTGCCCAGAAAAGAACAAGATAGAATCATGTTTAAATATGAAGATATATTCTATGAAGGGGAGCGCCAAGGCCGCTCTGAAACAGAAATATTAGAAAGTATGGAACCTCCTAAAAAAATTGCAAAAGAAATTTATGCACAGCATGCAATAGATAATGCAGAAAGTGCTCCGAATGCCCAAAATGTAACGAAAGCTGTATTAGCCACAATCGGAATAGGTTTAATGACATTGATTATTATACTGATTCCATTAATATTTGTGGTTATTATTATGCTAGCAATGCTGCTTACGTCATTAGTTTTAATACTAGCACCGATTATTATGGCACTTGCTAATATATTGGATGGTTTTTCGCACTTCTTATTCAGCGACTTTCTTTTCTCAATCAGTTATACAGGACTCGGTATCATTTTGATTGTTTTAATTTTTAAACTTGCTGAAATTCTGTATAAATTAATCTTGAAATATTTACGATGGAATTTAAATATAATAAAGGGGAGCATACAAGGATGA
- a CDS encoding SLC13 family permease yields the protein MLKQHNSNFFMTGSLTFFSNKKKNKPYNLGQLIGLILGPVLFALILLFVHPEGLGYKGVFVMASTAWIAVWWITEAIPIPATSLMPLVLMPIGHVMDPAQVTSEYGNDIIFLFLGGFILAIAMERWNLHTRVALIIINSIGTSTGKILLGFMLATGGLSMFVSNTAAVMIMIPIGLAIIAEAKALNEKEAHQTSLSKFEQSLVLAIGYAGTIGGMGTLIGTPPLIILKGQYHAAFGHEISFAKWMIIGIPTVIILLFLTWLYLRFIAFKQELKYLPGGDALIKTKLKELGKITYEEKVVFTVFTMASILWIIREFVLKQWGPTSLVQDGTIAMFVSILLFIIPAKNTKEHKRIIDWEVAKELPWGVLILFGGGLALAKGISESGLAKWLGEQLVALNGVSPLLIVIVITMFVLFLTEVTSNTATATMILPILATLSVAIGVHPLLLMVPAAMASNCAYMMPVGTPPNAIVFGTGLISIKKMASVGFWVNMISAILIILVVYFLMPYALGVDISEPLKLVK from the coding sequence ATGCTGAAACAACATAACAGTAATTTTTTCATGACAGGCAGTCTGACATTCTTTTCTAATAAAAAGAAAAATAAGCCTTATAATTTAGGACAGTTGATAGGGCTTATCCTCGGTCCTGTTTTATTTGCGTTGATTTTATTATTTGTGCATCCTGAAGGCTTGGGTTACAAAGGGGTATTTGTAATGGCAAGTACAGCTTGGATTGCAGTTTGGTGGATTACAGAAGCCATACCTATCCCAGCAACCAGCTTAATGCCGTTAGTTTTGATGCCGATTGGACATGTTATGGATCCAGCACAAGTTACTTCGGAATACGGTAATGATATTATCTTCTTATTTTTAGGTGGATTTATCTTAGCAATTGCAATGGAAAGATGGAACTTACATACACGGGTAGCTTTAATTATTATTAACAGTATTGGAACAAGTACAGGGAAAATATTACTTGGATTTATGTTAGCAACAGGTGGTTTATCCATGTTTGTTTCAAATACTGCAGCAGTTATGATTATGATTCCGATAGGGTTAGCAATCATAGCAGAAGCAAAAGCATTAAATGAAAAAGAAGCTCATCAGACAAGTTTATCAAAATTTGAACAGTCTTTAGTACTTGCTATTGGGTATGCAGGAACAATTGGTGGTATGGGTACACTCATTGGAACACCGCCATTAATCATTTTAAAGGGTCAATACCACGCTGCTTTTGGACATGAAATTAGTTTTGCAAAATGGATGATTATCGGTATACCGACAGTTATTATCTTATTGTTCTTAACATGGTTATATTTGCGTTTTATCGCATTTAAACAAGAATTGAAATATCTTCCGGGTGGAGATGCTTTAATAAAAACTAAATTAAAAGAATTAGGCAAAATCACTTATGAAGAAAAAGTCGTATTTACAGTATTTACAATGGCCAGTATCCTATGGATTATTCGAGAGTTTGTATTAAAACAATGGGGGCCGACTTCTTTAGTTCAAGATGGAACCATTGCGATGTTTGTATCAATTCTACTCTTTATTATCCCAGCTAAAAATACAAAAGAGCATAAACGTATTATTGATTGGGAAGTTGCGAAAGAATTGCCTTGGGGCGTCTTAATCTTATTTGGAGGCGGTCTAGCGCTTGCAAAAGGGATTTCAGAAAGTGGATTAGCAAAGTGGCTTGGCGAACAACTCGTTGCATTGAATGGTGTGAGTCCGCTTCTCATCGTTATCGTCATCACGATGTTCGTTTTATTCTTAACTGAAGTTACATCTAATACTGCAACAGCAACGATGATTCTGCCGATTTTAGCCACACTCTCAGTTGCTATCGGCGTACATCCACTATTATTGATGGTACCTGCAGCTATGGCTTCCAACTGTGCTTACATGATGCCTGTCGGAACACCGCCAAATGCCATTGTGTTTGGTACAGGCTTGATTTCAATCAAGAAAATGGCCAGTGTCGGATTCTGGGTCAATATGATCAGTGCCATCTTAATTATATTAGTAGTTTACTTCTTAATGCCGTATGCATTAGGTGTTGATATTAGCGAACCATTAAAATTAGTGAAATAA
- a CDS encoding DUF4097 family beta strand repeat-containing protein encodes MKKLLIIGIVMFVAFFSLGSLVWFVHDKSILPNEEVHKTFSDENVQDITVSGKKSNIKVVQGNQLKLNYNGEKPINYSIHNGILKISEKQKNDIAPSINPFKKNKQNMTIEVPKKKLNDINVSTDVGDIHFDGVHAKTATIWNNISDVNFTKSKVDSVEIKSESSRLSFNQTSFDNGNIKIDNGSIKGNNSIIRDSVFIIGRGNINLKNMKKACDLKAFAKNGSINFAYKDKPEDTLLKLNPSDGKKIVNNPNFEDEKTGDGKNILEFYTNHGDIEIN; translated from the coding sequence ATGAAAAAATTACTGATAATTGGAATAGTCATGTTTGTTGCTTTCTTTTCACTTGGATCACTTGTTTGGTTTGTGCATGATAAAAGTATCTTGCCTAATGAAGAAGTACATAAAACATTTTCAGATGAAAATGTTCAAGATATTACAGTGAGCGGAAAAAAATCGAATATTAAAGTTGTCCAAGGCAATCAGTTAAAATTAAATTACAATGGTGAGAAGCCGATTAATTATTCAATTCATAATGGTATTTTAAAAATATCAGAAAAACAAAAAAATGATATTGCACCGTCTATTAATCCATTTAAAAAAAATAAGCAGAACATGACAATTGAAGTTCCGAAGAAGAAGTTAAATGATATTAATGTTTCAACAGATGTAGGTGATATTCATTTCGATGGAGTCCATGCTAAGACAGCGACGATTTGGAACAATATTTCTGATGTTAATTTCACTAAAAGTAAAGTTGATAGTGTAGAGATTAAATCTGAATCTTCTCGATTGAGCTTTAATCAAACCAGTTTCGACAATGGTAATATTAAAATTGATAATGGTTCAATAAAAGGAAATAATTCTATCATCAGAGATAGTGTGTTTATCATCGGAAGAGGAAATATTAATTTGAAAAACATGAAAAAAGCATGCGATTTAAAAGCATTTGCAAAAAATGGCAGTATTAATTTTGCTTATAAAGATAAACCTGAGGATACGTTATTGAAATTAAATCCATCTGATGGTAAAAAAATTGTGAATAACCCTAATTTTGAAGATGAAAAAACGGGTGATGGTAAAAATATTCTTGAATTTTACACCAATCACGGTGATATCGAAATAAACTAG